The following are encoded together in the bacterium genome:
- a CDS encoding response regulator, with amino-acid sequence MKVGHASQAVRRSGLGIRGRLILWSSALILPVLLAMGCACWLVWQTESKIQSLMAGEATQSEQAAKIASHTLQCRRYEKDVLLNLDEREARESYEQKWADSFAELEIALVEQIQNAETPGDASRLRAWYADAQSYRTHFLEVLEQIRSKEIRDPVAANSALALHKKEIRRLIERSSEALEGTHQALAKARIALLADLRVGGVTLATLGILVIFSGIFVSILTGSAFARRVLALDDETRRLARGDPGVRVEVLGNDELTELGKRFNEMAEGIEQRQSELVHALRDARAGTRAKSEFLATMSHELRTPMNGVLGMNEILLDTELTDQQRDCAETIAASGRGLLEIIDQVLDLSRIEAGALPLENIAFDLHSLLAEALTPMLPLAAQKEIAFRWELSKEVPQRILGDPTRIRQVLTNLVGNAVKFTETGEVMVRLGIVGEGTASRLSFSVKDTGIGFDPEQLERVLEPFTQADGSTTREFGGSGLGLAISMRLLELMQGDLRVESEPGRGSLFSFEVPFQVADAELEPIDSPPDLDPSEDADLWEDCCVLVAEDNAVNAKLVTLMLKKLGCRVELVTTGHAAVEQTLKGDHNLILMDCQMPEMDGYEATASIRAREAKDGGHLPIVALTANAMAGDRERCLEAGMDDYLSKPLSLKRLRQTLMRWVGV; translated from the coding sequence ATGAAGGTGGGCCACGCTTCGCAAGCGGTGAGACGGTCCGGGCTTGGCATTCGCGGCAGGCTCATCCTCTGGTCCAGTGCTCTCATCTTGCCCGTGCTCCTCGCCATGGGCTGCGCCTGCTGGCTCGTCTGGCAGACGGAGAGCAAGATCCAGAGCCTCATGGCTGGTGAGGCCACCCAATCCGAGCAGGCGGCAAAGATTGCAAGCCATACCCTCCAGTGTCGGCGTTACGAAAAGGATGTCCTCCTCAACCTTGACGAGCGCGAGGCCAGGGAGAGCTACGAGCAGAAGTGGGCGGACAGTTTCGCAGAGCTCGAAATAGCTCTCGTCGAGCAGATCCAGAACGCTGAGACGCCGGGGGACGCCAGTCGGTTGCGTGCCTGGTACGCCGATGCTCAGAGCTACCGAACCCACTTCCTGGAGGTTCTCGAGCAGATTCGAAGCAAGGAGATCCGCGACCCGGTTGCGGCCAACTCGGCGCTCGCATTGCACAAGAAGGAGATCCGCAGGCTCATCGAGCGCAGCTCGGAGGCCCTGGAAGGCACCCATCAGGCACTCGCGAAGGCGCGCATTGCCCTACTCGCCGACCTCCGGGTGGGAGGCGTCACACTCGCCACGCTTGGAATCCTCGTGATCTTCTCCGGCATTTTCGTGAGCATCTTGACGGGATCTGCGTTCGCTCGCCGCGTGCTGGCCCTGGACGACGAGACGCGGCGCCTCGCCAGGGGAGATCCCGGGGTCCGGGTGGAGGTCCTCGGAAACGACGAACTCACCGAATTGGGAAAGCGTTTCAACGAGATGGCGGAGGGCATCGAGCAGCGCCAGAGCGAGCTCGTGCACGCGCTCCGCGACGCCCGCGCGGGAACGCGGGCGAAGAGCGAGTTCCTGGCAACGATGAGCCACGAGTTGCGCACACCGATGAACGGTGTGTTGGGAATGAACGAGATTCTGCTCGACACCGAACTCACCGACCAGCAGCGCGATTGCGCGGAGACGATCGCTGCTAGCGGAAGAGGCCTTCTCGAGATCATCGACCAGGTCCTGGATCTTTCGAGGATAGAGGCAGGGGCGCTCCCACTCGAGAATATCGCGTTCGACCTGCACTCGTTGTTGGCAGAGGCGCTCACGCCGATGCTCCCGTTGGCCGCGCAGAAGGAAATCGCGTTTCGCTGGGAGCTCTCCAAAGAGGTGCCGCAACGCATCCTCGGTGATCCTACGCGGATCCGTCAGGTTCTTACGAACCTCGTCGGGAACGCCGTCAAGTTCACGGAAACGGGAGAGGTGATGGTGCGCCTCGGGATCGTGGGAGAAGGAACTGCTTCACGGCTCTCCTTCTCGGTGAAGGATACGGGCATCGGTTTCGACCCCGAACAGCTCGAACGAGTTCTGGAGCCATTCACACAAGCCGACGGCTCGACAACGCGAGAGTTTGGCGGGAGCGGGCTGGGCCTCGCGATCAGTATGCGTCTGTTGGAGTTGATGCAGGGTGATCTGCGCGTCGAGAGCGAGCCGGGACGCGGATCACTCTTCTCGTTCGAGGTTCCCTTCCAAGTGGCGGATGCTGAGCTCGAGCCGATCGACTCTCCTCCGGATCTCGACCCCTCGGAGGACGCGGATCTGTGGGAGGACTGCTGCGTGCTGGTCGCAGAGGACAATGCAGTGAACGCAAAGCTCGTGACGTTGATGCTGAAGAAGCTGGGTTGCCGAGTGGAACTTGTCACGACCGGTCACGCAGCCGTCGAGCAGACCCTGAAGGGCGACCACAACCTCATCTTGATGGACTGTCAGATGCCGGAGATGGACGGCTACGAGGCCACGGCATCCATCCGCGCGCGTGAAGCAAAGGATGGGGGACACCTGCCCATCGTCGCGCTGACCGCCAACGCGATGGCGGGGGATCGGGAGCGCTGCCTCGAAGCCGGAATGGACGACTACCTGAGCAAGCCGCTCTCCCTGAAAAGGCTGCGCCAGACCCTGATGAGGTGGGTCGGCGTCTGA
- a CDS encoding LLM class F420-dependent oxidoreductase, translating into MKIGVTIHATDRSMSPVELAREAEARGFHSLYVPEHTHIPVSRRTPAPTGDAELSEEYLRSLDPYIALAAAAACTERILLGTGIGLVAQHDPITLAKEIATLDLVAGGRLVLGIGYGWNHEEMENHGIEVKRRRARVRETMLAMQALWSSEVAEFHGEFVSFEASWQWPKPIQQPRPRTLIGGARGPKLFAHIAEYADGWIPIGGRGLKEAIPELHRAMEEREREPSSLHIVPMGILPDARKLEFYRSLGVSEAVLRLPSASRDRVMTVLDEFTSYL; encoded by the coding sequence ATGAAGATCGGCGTCACAATCCACGCAACGGACCGCTCCATGAGCCCGGTCGAACTGGCGCGCGAAGCCGAAGCGCGCGGATTCCACTCCCTGTACGTGCCGGAACACACGCATATTCCGGTGAGCCGGCGCACGCCCGCGCCGACCGGCGACGCAGAGCTATCCGAGGAGTACCTGCGCAGTCTCGATCCGTACATCGCCCTGGCTGCGGCGGCCGCCTGCACGGAGCGGATCCTGCTGGGGACCGGCATCGGCCTGGTTGCACAGCACGACCCGATCACACTGGCCAAGGAAATCGCGACCCTCGATCTTGTGGCCGGGGGCCGCCTGGTGCTGGGCATCGGCTATGGCTGGAACCACGAAGAGATGGAGAATCACGGCATCGAGGTGAAACGACGCCGCGCGCGCGTGCGCGAGACGATGCTGGCGATGCAGGCGTTGTGGTCGAGCGAAGTCGCGGAGTTCCACGGCGAGTTCGTGTCCTTCGAAGCTAGCTGGCAATGGCCCAAGCCCATCCAGCAACCCCGCCCGCGCACGCTGATCGGTGGCGCCCGGGGACCGAAGCTATTCGCGCACATCGCCGAGTACGCGGATGGCTGGATCCCGATCGGCGGCAGGGGCCTGAAGGAAGCAATTCCAGAACTGCACCGGGCGATGGAGGAACGCGAGCGGGAACCGAGCAGCCTGCACATCGTACCCATGGGCATCCTGCCGGACGCACGCAAACTGGAGTTCTACCGCAGTCTCGGGGTCAGCGAAGCCGTGCTGCGCCTGCCGTCGGCATCCCGCGATCGGGTCATGACGGTTCTGGACGAATTCACCAGCTACCTGTGA